From Ananas comosus cultivar F153 linkage group 8, ASM154086v1, whole genome shotgun sequence, one genomic window encodes:
- the LOC109714011 gene encoding probable methyltransferase PMT21, whose translation MKSKDSKPGAYLNKSSRIVPMTLMFIVLCGFSFYLGGIYCSEKDGFLKKDVTPQVQPHRSTSVAPLQIKSVTFPECSSDYQDYTPCTDPKRWRKYGNYRLTFMERHCPPMLERKECLVPPPDGYKIPIRWPNSKNECWYRNVPYDWINNEKSNQHWLRKEGEKFIFPGGGTMFPNGVGAYVDLMQNLVPGMKDGTVRTAIDTGCGVASWGGDLLDRGILTVSLAPRDNHEAQVQFALERGIPAILGIISTQRLPFPSSSFDMAHCSRCLIPWTEFGGIYLLEIHRILRPGGFWVLSGPPVNYENRWRGWNTTAEEQKADFDKLKKLLTSMCFKLYTKKDDIAVWQKATDNSCYDKLTPSSYPPKCDDSLDPDSAWYTPMRSCLAIPNPKFKKLAVKSTPKWPDRLHIAPERVSVVPGGNSGGFKHDDSKWKVRVKHYKSLLPALWSDKIRNVMDMNTLYGGFAAALIKDPVWVMNVVSSYGSNSLGVVYDRGLIGTYHDWCEAFSTYPRTYDLLHLDGLFTAESHRCEMKYVLLEMDRILRPNGYAIIRESSYFIDSIATIAKGMRWGCQKQDTEYNVDKEKLLICQKKLWYAKHSDQ comes from the exons ATGAAGAGTAAAGACTCCAAGCCGGGGGCCTACCTTAATAAAAGTTCCAGAATCGTTCCGATGACTTTAATGTTTATTGTACTATGCGGATTTTCATTCTACCTCGGCGGGATCTATTGTTCTGAAAAGGACGGATTCTTGAAGAAGGATGTAACACCACAAGTTCAACCTCACAGGTCTACCTCAGTAGCTCCTCTTCAAATCAAGTCTGTCACATTCCCTGAGTGTAGCAGCGATTATCAAGATTACACACCATGTACAGACCCTAAG aGGTGGAGGAAATATGGTAATTACAGGCTTACTTTCATGGAGCGTCATTGTCCACCAATgcttgaaagaaaagaatgctTAGTGCCTCCTCCTGATGGGTACAAGATACCAATCAGATGGCCAAATAGCAAAAATGAGTGTTGGTACAG GAATGTTCCCTATGATTGGATAAACAATGAGAAATCGAATCAGCACTGGCTGAGGAAAGAAGGCGAAAAGTTCATTTTCCCTGGTGGTGGTACTATGTTTCCAAATGGAGTTGGTGCCTATGTCGATCTGATGCAAAATCTAGTACCTGGAATGAAGGATGGGACCGTTCGAACTGCTATTGATACCGGATGCGGA gTAGCTAGCTGGGGGGGTGACCTGTTAGATCGTGGAATTTTGACTGTTTCTCTTGCCCCCAGAGACAATCATGAGGCTCAAGTTCAATTTGCACTTGAACGTGGCATTCCAGCAATTCTAGGCATTATCTCCACTCAGCGTCTTCCTTTCCCGTCAAGTTCATTTGATATGGCGCACTGCTCTAGATGTCTTATCCCGTGGACAGAATTTG GTGGAATTTACCTGCTAGAAATACACCGAATCCTACGGCCTGGTGGCTTTTGGGTGCTCTCTGGACCGCCAGTAAACTATGAAAACCGATGGCGTGGTTGGAACACCACAGCAGAAGAACAAAAGGCTGATTtcgacaaattaaaaaaattactaaccAGCATGTGCTTCAAACTCTACACAAAAAAGGACGACATAGCGGTGTGGCAAAAAGCCACCGATAACAGCTGCTATGATAAGCTCACTCCCTCTTCTTACCCTCCAAAGTGTGATGACAGCTTGGATCCTGACTCTGCATGGTACACTCCAATGCGCTCTTGCTTAGCCATCCCAAATCCTAAATTCAAGAAATTGGCCGTAAAATCTACACCCAAATGGCCCGATCGGTTGCATATTGCTCCGGAGAGAGTTTCCGTGGTACCAGGTGGGAATTCTGGTGGATTTAAGCACGACGATAGTAAATGGAAGGTGCGGGTGAAACACTACAAGTCCTTGCTCCCTGCTCTTTGGAGTGATAAGATCCGAAATGTTATGGATATGAACACATTGTACGGAGGATTTGCAGCGGCACTCATCAAAGATCCTGTATGGGTTATGAATGTCGTCTCTTCATATGGATCGAATTCGCTCGGCGTGGTCTATGACAGGGGATTAATTGGGACCTACCATGATTG GTGTGAGGCATTCTCAACGTACCCACGCACGTATGATCTCTTGCATCTCGATGGTTTGTTCACTGCTGAAAGTCACAG ATGTGAGATGAAATATGTGCTCCTTGAGATGGATCGAATCCTACGTCCCAATGGCTATGCGATAATCCGTGAATCCAGCTACTTCATCGACTCTATAGCAACCATCGCCAAAGGAATGAGATGGGGTTGCCAGAAGCAAGACACCGAATACAATGTAGATAAGGAGAAATTGTTAATATGTCAGAAGAAGCTTTGGTATGCAAAGCACAGCGACCAATGA